One Leopardus geoffroyi isolate Oge1 chromosome C1, O.geoffroyi_Oge1_pat1.0, whole genome shotgun sequence DNA segment encodes these proteins:
- the GALNT3 gene encoding polypeptide N-acetylgalactosaminyltransferase 3 → MAHLKRLVKLHLKRHYHKKFWKLGAVIFFFIIFLILMQREVSVQYSKEESRMERNIKNKNKMFDLMIEAVNNIKDAMPKMQIGAPVRQNIDAGERPCLQGYYTAAELKPVLDRPPQDSNAPGASGKAFKTTNLSIEEQKEKERGEAKHCFNAFASDRISLHRDLGPDTRPPECIEQKFKRCPPLPTTSVIIVFHNEAWSTLLRTVHSVLYSSPAILLKEIILVDDASVDEYLHDKLEEYIKQFSIVKIVRQRERKGLITARLLGATVATAETLTFLDAHCECFYGWLEPLLARIAENYTAVVSPDIASIDLNTFEFNKPSPYGSNHNRGNFDWSLSFGWESLPDHERQRRKDETYPIKTPTFAGGLFSISKEYFEYIGTYDEEMEIWGGENIEMSFRVWQCGGQLEIMPCSVVGHVFRSKSPHTFPKGTQVIARNQVRLAEVWMDEYKEIFYRRNTDAAKIVKQKSFGDLSKRFEIKHRLQCKNFTWYLNTIYPEAYVPDLNPVISGYIKSIGQPLCLDVGENNQGGKPLILYTCHGLGGNQYFEYSAQREIRHNIQKELCLHAAQGLVQLRACAYKGHKTVASGEQIWEIQKDQLLYNPFLKMCLSANGEHPSLVSCNPSDPLQKWIFSQND, encoded by the exons ATGGCTCACCTAAAACGACTAGTAAAATTACATCTTAAAAGACATTATCATAAAAAGTTCTGGAAACTTGGggcagtaatttttttctttataatatttttgattTTAATGCAAAGAGAAGTAAGTGTTCAATATTCCAAAGAGGAATCACGGatggaaagaaacataaaaaacaaaaacaagatgttTGATTTAATGATAGAAGCTGTAAACAATATTAAAGATGCAATGCCAAAAATGCAAATAGGAGCACCGGTCAGGCAAAACATTGATGCTGGTGAGAGACCCTGTTTGCAAGGATATTATACAGCAGCAGAATTGAAACCTGTTCTTGACCGCCCACCTCAGGATTCTAATGCACCTGGTGCTTCTGGTAAAGCATTCAAGACAACCAATTTAAGTATtgaagagcagaaggaaaaagaacgTGGAGAAGCAAAACACTGTTTTAATGCTTTTGCAAGTGACAGGATTTCTCTACACCGAGATCTTGGACCAGACACTCGACCTCCTGA ATGTATTGAACAAAAATTTAAGCGCTGTCCTCCCCTGCCTACCACCAGTGTCATAATAGTTTTTCATAATGAAGCCTGGTCCACGCTGCTTAGAACTGTCCACAGTGTGCTTTATTCTTCCCCTGCCATACTGCTGAAGGAAATCATTTTGGTGGATGATGCTAGTGTAGATG agtaCTTACATGATAAACTAgaggaatatataaaacaattttctaTAGTAAAAATAGttagacaaagagagagaaaaggtctGATCACTGCCAGGTTGCTAGGAGCAACAGTTGCAACAGCTGAAACCCTCACATTTTTAGATGCTCAct GTGAGTGTTTCTATGGTTGGTTAGAACCTTTGTTGGCCAGGATAGCTGAGAATTACACTGCCGTGGTGAGTCCGGATATTGCATCCATAGATCTGAACACATTTGAATTCAACAAACCCTCTCCTTATGGAAGCAATCACAACCGTGGAAACTTTGACTGGAGCCTTTCCTTTGGCTGGGAATCGCTTCCTGATCAcgagaggcaaagaaggaaagatgaaacCTACCCAATTAA AACACCCACTTTTGCAGGAGGCCTTTTTTCCatatcaaaagaatattttgaatatattggaaCTtatgatgaagaaatggaaatctgGGGAGGTGAAAATATAGAAATGTCTTTCAGA GTATGGCAATGTGGTGGGCAGTTGGAGATTATGCCTTGCTCTGTTGTTGGACATGTCTTTCGCAGCAAAAGCCCTCATACCTTTCCAAAAGGCACTCAGGTGATTGCTCGCAACCAAGTTCGCCTTGCAGAAGTCTGGATGGATGAAtacaaggaaatattttataggaGAAACACAGATGCAGCAAAAATTGTTAAACAA aaATCATTTGGTGATCTTTCAAAAAGATTTGAAATAAAGCACCGCCTTCAATGTAAAAATTTTACGTGGTATCTGAACACTATTTATCCAGAAGCATATGTGCCAGACCTTAATCCTGTTATATCTGGATAT ATTAAAAGCATTGGTCAGCCTTTGTGTCTGGATGTTGGAGAAAATAATcaaggaggcaaaccattaaTTTTGTATACATGCCATGGACTCGGGGGAAACCAG TATTTTGAATACTCGGCTCAACGTGAAATTCGCCATAATATCCAGAAGGAATTATGTCTTCATGCTGCTCAAGGTCTTGTTCAGTTGAGGGCATGTGCCTACAAAGGTCACAAGACAGTGGCCAGTGGAGAACAGATATGGGAGATCCAAAAG GATCAACTTCTATATAATCCGTTCTTAAAAATGTGCCTTTCAGCAAATGGAGAGCATCCAAGCTTAGTGTCATGCAATCCGTCAGATCCACTGCAAAAATGGATTTTTAGCCAAAATGATTAA